In Dromaius novaehollandiae isolate bDroNov1 chromosome 14, bDroNov1.hap1, whole genome shotgun sequence, a genomic segment contains:
- the MEIOB gene encoding meiosis-specific with OB domain-containing protein, with protein sequence MAYFSSTRDFVALSDLHPNLARPNVIGVVIGKTDVRGFPDRKNIGSERYTFGFTIRDSPTYFINVNSWGREEYVRSLSESFRVGDCVTIENPLVQTKEAEREEKFNPVTPSCYKLLISENHSVVKTCSSYEMDTKLLSLLHLPVKDPQDYYSLGDIVANGQSLNGRILNVLAAVMSVGEPKCFITADKRKGQRCEVKLYDETEMSFPIVCWDNESIQLAQSWIPRETVIFASDVRINFDKFRNCMTATVISKTIITTNPDTAEANILFSFLKESAQSGAFHDKMEEQSKESTNLETIVDVYTVEQLKVKALQNDGKLEPVYGIIYGYISTLDIDNDASKLIRNRCSICRCVVNEVSNTCTFCGDISSDSKSTFTSFDILVDLSDHTGTLYSCYLSDCVAEESLGCTVQEFLTLTEDKKTALKWHLLLERSKIYFKLTLSPSWRTGLKVNVLSCKLADPIEASQSLLQKGKRLPYMAC encoded by the exons ATGGCTTATTTCAGTTCAACACGGGACTTTGTTGCACTTTCAGATCTGCATCCAAATCTTGCTCGTCCT aatgtAATTGGTGTGGTTATTGGGAAAACAGATGTCAGAGGCTTTCCAGACAGAAAAA ACATTGGATCTGAAAGATACACCTTCGGTTTTACTATTCGTGATTCACCAACTTACTTTATAAATGTAAATTCTTGGGGCAGAGAAGAATATGTTAGATCACTCTCGGAAAGCTTTAGAGTTGGTGACTGTG ttaCAATTGAAAATCCTTTAGTTCAGAcaaaggaagcagaaagggaagaaaagttcAACCCTGTAACTCCTAG TTGCTACAAATTATTGATCAGTGAAAATCACTCAGTGGTCAAAACTTGTTCCTCTTATGAAATGGACACCAAACTACTTTCTCTGTTGCATCTACCTGTCAAGGACCCTCAGGATTATTATTCACTGGGTGACATCGTTGCAAATGGGCAAAGCCTCAATGGAAGAATCCTTAATGTGCTTGCAGCTGTAATGTCA gttgGGGAGCCAAAGTGTTTTATCACTGCAGACAAAAGAAAAGGTCAGAGGTGTGAAGTAAAGCTGTATGATGAAACAGAGATGTCTTTTCCAATAGTAtg ctgggATAATGAGTCTATCCAGCTTGCACAAAGTTGGATCCCACGAGAAACAg TAATATTTGCATCAGATGTGAGAATAAATTTTGACAAATTTAGGAACTGTATGACTGCAACTGTGATATCAAAAACCATTATTACAACTAATCCAG acaCAGCAGAGGCAAACATTCTCTTCAGCTTCCTGAAAGAGAGTGCACAATCAGGAGCTTTTCATGATAAAATGGAGGAGCAATCAAAAGAATCCACTAACT TGGAGACTATAGTTGATGTTTATACTGTGGAACAGCTGAAAGTAAAAGCTTTACAGAATGATGGGAAACTTGAACCTGTCTATGGCATTATTTATGGCTACATTTCTACACTGGACATTGATAATGATGCATCTAAACTTATTCGCAACAGATG TTCAATATGCCGTTGTGTGGTGAATGAAGTGTCAAACACATGCACTTTCTGTGGTGACATCTCTTCAGACTCAAAGTCAACTTTTACAAGCTTTGACATACTTGTTGATTTATCAGATCATACAGGCACTCTTTATTCTTGTTACCTGTCCGACTGCGTAGCTGAGGAATCATTAGGCTGCACA GTCCAAGAGTTCCTAACTCTGACAGAAGACAAAAAGACTGCACTGAAATGGCACCTTCTTTTGGAACGaagcaagatttattttaaa cttACTTTGTCACCCAGCTGGAGAACGGGATTGAAAGTGAATGTACTTTCA